The DNA segment ACCATACAGAAGTGTAACCCTATCTTTCGTACTCAAATCAATGATTTGCTCAATCATCTGCAGCTTTTGTTCATCGCTACGCAGTTCATTTAGGTATTGCTTTCGAAACTCATCAAACAGTTCTGGCTTATGACAGAACCATTTCCGCAGCTCATTGCTTGGAGCGATATCCTTAAACCAAAACGACAATCTCGCACTCTCTTTAGATATCCCCCTAGGCCACAACCGGTCAATTAATATCCGACAGCCATCCATATCATCATACGGTTCATAAACTCTCTTAAGAAAAATATTACTCAACCTACCACCTCATTAATAACAAAATTGTCCTCTCAAGACGGACAGTGTCCATGGATGGTGCCTGACACCTAATCCTCGTCTTTGACGTCGATGCTTTCTGGGATGGGTTCGTTTAGGATTTCTTCGATTAGCTCCCTGTATTTTTCCAATTGTTTTAGATGGGTGCTGAACTGGTCTTTGTTGATCAGGTACTGCTCCCCATCAAAAACGGCACGTATTTTCTTTTGTTGAATGAGACCTTTAACGTTGGCCTCTGGCATCTCTAGATATTCTGCTGTTTCCTTTATAGTAAGATACAAAGTTACTACTCCTCTATTGAAAAATTAACCTGATTGACCATTCGTCCCAATCTCCCTTTTGTAGTGACAGCTTGAGACAGTGAATTTAGAATGGCTTCCTCTGCAGCCTCGGCAACAGCCATAAATAGTTGATTCATAATCGGATGTTCCTCACGAAGCTGGACTCGGGTTTCAAGAACATTCTCTGAAAAGTGAGCTATTTTTTGAGCCGTT comes from the Neobacillus sp. PS2-9 genome and includes:
- a CDS encoding DUF488 domain-containing protein; amino-acid sequence: MSNIFLKRVYEPYDDMDGCRILIDRLWPRGISKESARLSFWFKDIAPSNELRKWFCHKPELFDEFRKQYLNELRSDEQKLQMIEQIIDLSTKDRVTLLYGAKDPVYNHGVVLYEELMRIADQKN
- a CDS encoding excisionase family DNA-binding protein, which codes for MYLTIKETAEYLEMPEANVKGLIQQKKIRAVFDGEQYLINKDQFSTHLKQLEKYRELIEEILNEPIPESIDVKDED